The Actinomycetota bacterium DNA window GCAGCGCTTAAAAAACAGATAGGCGAAACCGAGTACGGCATCGGTTTCATCCCGCTCGGCGGCTACGTGAAGATCTCCGGCATGACCCGGGAAGAAGAACTGCCCGATGATGTCGTTCCACGCGCTTATTATTCCAAGCCGATCTGGCAACGGGTGATCGTCATCTCCGCCGGTGCTGCCATGAACCTTTTGCTGGCGGCGCTGCTCTTCTTCGCTTTTTACTGGCATGGGGTTCCCGAATATCAACCAACAACTACTATTTCGCAGGTACAGGCGGATAGCGGCGCCCAGCAGGCAGGCGTACAGCCGGGCGACAAGCTGCTGGCGATCAACGGTGTCAGCTCCGGCGACGCTGAGGCACTGCGCAACGAGCTGCGCTCCCGCCCCGGACAGACCGTTACCCTTCTGATCGAGCGCGGCGGGCAGCGGATGACCCTGCAGGCTAATGTGGGGGTTAACGAAACCACTGGCGAGGGTCTTCTGGGGGTGGTTTTCGACGCCCGGCTTGTCGGCACCCACAGCCTGCCGGTCACGGAAGCGGCAGTCGATGCGCTCTCGGATGTGAAATTCATCACCGGCGAGGTCTTCATAGCGATAAAGAATCTTTTTATCAGCGAGCAGAGCCGGCAGGAACTCTCGTCCCCGATCGGCATCGTCGCGATTTCCTCGCAGACGATTGATCTGGGATGGGGGGTCTATCTGCGAGTCCTCGGTTTCATCAGCCTGCAGCTTGCTATCTTCAACATGCTGCCGCTGCTGCCGCTTGACGGCGGGCATGTCAT harbors:
- a CDS encoding M50 family metallopeptidase; translation: MLIAIAILGIGFLILIHEFGHFITAKAFGMRAEKFYIGFPPAALKKQIGETEYGIGFIPLGGYVKISGMTREEELPDDVVPRAYYSKPIWQRVIVISAGAAMNLLLAALLFFAFYWHGVPEYQPTTTISQVQADSGAQQAGVQPGDKLLAINGVSSGDAEALRNELRSRPGQTVTLLIERGGQRMTLQANVGVNETTGEGLLGVVFDARLVGTHSLPVTEAAVDALSDVKFITGEVFIAIKNLFISEQSRQELSSPIGIVAISSQTIDLGWGVYLRVLGFISLQLAIFNMLPLLPLDGGHVMFNIIEKVKGSPIKREVFERVSVIGLMLFALLFLFGLINDIQRLLGPGFQIQP